A single Dehalobacter sp. 12DCB1 DNA region contains:
- a CDS encoding spore coat protein, translating into MQLSQKEKMLLEDLKSHEQMFAQKCSEFANQAQDPQLKQIFQNMAQHEQQHVRKIDQSLSQTSGTSGQSQGMTGQKDSMLCHDMLSTEKYLSGAYNTVIFEIQDTSLRQDLNSIQSEKQRQGEEIFRYMQSKGMYTVH; encoded by the coding sequence ATGCAATTAAGCCAGAAAGAAAAAATGCTTTTGGAAGACTTGAAAAGCCACGAGCAAATGTTTGCTCAAAAATGCAGTGAATTTGCCAATCAAGCTCAAGATCCGCAACTCAAACAAATTTTTCAGAACATGGCGCAGCATGAACAGCAGCATGTCCGAAAAATCGATCAAAGTTTGAGCCAAACTTCCGGAACATCAGGCCAGTCTCAAGGCATGACGGGTCAAAAAGATTCGATGCTTTGCCATGATATGCTCTCAACAGAAAAATATCTCTCTGGAGCCTATAATACGGTAATTTTTGAAATCCAGGATACCTCCCTCCGTCAGGATCTGAATAGTATACAGAGTGAAAAGCAAAGGCAGGGGGAAGAAATCTTCAGGTATATGCAGAGTAAAGGGATGTATACAGTCCACTAA
- a CDS encoding manganese catalase family protein → MFKHDKQLLKDVRVDGPNPNYASLMLDQLGGPHGELKAALQYLSQSYRIKDEKIKDLFMDIASEELSHMEMVAQTVNLLNGHTLEAMNTSVGTVESHVIGGLAPMLTNASGYPWTGAYIECTGDLAADLLSDISAETRAKVVYEYLYRQINDKGVRETIDFLLNREEAHNTLFREAFNMLQNTGSLQDWGVTQDSKVYFDLSTPGKYFNELKDPQAPRFNTPDQRH, encoded by the coding sequence TTGTTCAAACATGATAAGCAGCTATTGAAAGATGTACGCGTCGACGGTCCTAATCCAAACTATGCATCTTTAATGTTAGACCAATTAGGCGGACCGCATGGTGAACTCAAAGCAGCTTTACAGTATCTGTCTCAAAGTTACCGCATTAAAGATGAGAAGATTAAGGATCTTTTCATGGATATTGCTTCAGAAGAATTGAGTCATATGGAAATGGTCGCCCAGACAGTCAACCTATTAAATGGTCACACGCTTGAGGCCATGAATACTTCTGTTGGTACCGTGGAATCACATGTTATCGGCGGACTTGCCCCCATGTTAACCAATGCTTCCGGTTATCCATGGACCGGAGCATATATCGAATGTACCGGCGATCTCGCTGCAGATTTGCTGTCAGATATATCGGCTGAAACAAGGGCAAAAGTAGTCTATGAATATCTCTACCGGCAGATTAACGATAAAGGGGTAAGAGAAACGATTGACTTCCTTTTAAATAGGGAAGAAGCACATAATACGCTTTTCCGGGAAGCATTCAATATGCTCCAGAATACAGGCTCACTTCAGGACTGGGGAGTTACCCAGGATTCCAAGGTATACTTTGATCTCTCAACACCTGGAAAGTACTTCAATGAACTTAAAGACCCCCAAGCTCCAAGATTCAATACGCCTGATCAACGCCACTAA
- a CDS encoding YkvA family protein gives MADHMKEIEQYEDAEIIIEPQEMVRWQNKAEHYVDNPKKTKDLLSEALEKANNNKNRDVIQNIWDKIQLLFSLLKDWLNGDYRTISKTAIISVIAGLIYFVSPVDFVPDWIVSLGLVDDVAVLGLIFNQLDKELTRYKKWKNANNPRI, from the coding sequence ATGGCTGATCATATGAAGGAAATTGAACAATATGAAGATGCAGAGATCATTATTGAACCGCAGGAGATGGTGCGCTGGCAGAATAAGGCTGAGCACTATGTGGACAACCCTAAGAAGACAAAAGATTTGCTTTCCGAAGCCCTGGAAAAAGCGAATAACAATAAAAACCGCGATGTGATTCAGAATATCTGGGATAAAATCCAGTTGCTTTTTTCTCTATTAAAAGACTGGTTAAACGGTGATTACCGAACGATCTCTAAGACTGCCATAATTTCTGTAATTGCCGGGTTAATTTATTTTGTATCCCCCGTTGATTTTGTTCCTGATTGGATTGTCTCGCTTGGGCTGGTGGATGATGTTGCTGTTTTAGGATTAATTTTTAACCAGTTAGATAAGGAATTAACCAGGTATAAAAAATGGAAAAACGCAAACAACCCAAGGATTTGA
- a CDS encoding DedA family protein, whose product MEFITSLIDVVLHIDKYLGMLVQTYGAWAYLIIFLIIFCETGLVVTPFLPGDSMLFVVGALAATGAMDIKFALILLLIAAIAGNTQNYFIGRYFGQKAFNWRDSRFFKKKYLIQTHGFYEKHGGKTIFLSRFLPIIRTFAPFVGGISSMGLWKFMFYNICGALAWITLFMMGGYFFGNIPTVEQNFSLIIFAIIFITVLPSVIFALRQKFS is encoded by the coding sequence ATGGAATTTATTACGAGTTTGATTGATGTTGTCTTACATATTGACAAATACCTAGGTATGTTGGTCCAGACGTATGGTGCCTGGGCGTATCTGATTATTTTTTTGATCATTTTTTGTGAAACCGGCCTTGTCGTGACACCTTTTCTGCCCGGGGATTCTATGCTGTTTGTCGTCGGTGCTTTGGCAGCGACAGGGGCAATGGATATTAAATTTGCTTTAATCTTACTGCTAATTGCTGCTATCGCAGGAAATACGCAGAACTATTTTATTGGAAGATATTTTGGACAGAAAGCCTTCAATTGGAGAGACAGCAGATTCTTTAAGAAAAAATATCTTATACAAACCCATGGTTTTTATGAGAAACATGGGGGGAAAACGATTTTTCTTTCGCGGTTTTTGCCAATCATTCGAACATTTGCACCCTTTGTTGGCGGGATCAGCAGCATGGGGCTATGGAAGTTTATGTTCTACAATATATGTGGGGCCTTAGCTTGGATCACGCTTTTTATGATGGGCGGATATTTTTTCGGGAATATTCCGACAGTCGAGCAGAATTTTTCGTTAATCATTTTTGCGATTATTTTTATCACTGTTTTACCAAGTGTCATTTTTGCTCTTCGCCAAAAGTTTTCGTAA